gtttgtttgtttctttgtttgaAACGAATAGGCTCCGAAACTACTGGaccgatttaaaaaattctttcaccgTTGGCAAGCTACGCTATTCCCGAGTGACATAGGctatgtttctttttcaaaaaaattagggaTGCTTACTAAGACTTGAATAATCTAACccaagttgtaaaaaaataaacaaaaaaaaatgagagctGTCATGGGACAGCCGGTACGAACGAAGTTCCTTACGCTACAAAGAGACGCTATACTGATGCCGCTTGTTTTCTTTCCGAGCgctgtgtgagagagagagagagaaagtgggAAAGctatgagaaagaaagagaggcaAAGTATAGACGTACGCTGTGAGAGAGCGCGCTGCGGCCCAAAGTATAGTTGTACGCTgtaggagagagaaagaggggcgAAGTATAGTCGTGCGCtgtgagtgagagagaccgCTGCTGCCGTCTCCCACCCCAAGCGctgagacagagagagagagcgcgcGCACACGCtggaatagagagagagagagagagggagatcgCGCGCACTATAGCAAACGAGCACTATAGCCAAAAAGTGTCGGTTTTTTGGTGTCGTTTTTTTCCGCCTAGCCCCTACGGTGAACGAGCGATAAGGAACTTCGTTCCAAAAACTTCCTTCAATCGCGTGCGCTGAGAAAACTATTAATGATAGAACAAAATGatgtattacaatttttcaggaCAACTCACTTTAAACattgtgtattttcttttattatattattatatgcccgTGCGAATCCGGGATGGGCTGTTAGTTATACTTATgattacagaaattttttccgcaCGATAACAAGTATGATGCTGATAAAAAACTAATCGCTTTTACGTAGAGTGTATCAAAGGTTACAGTGTCGATACTCGACGTCATAAGAATCTTGAAAATACCCATTTTTGAAGCGATGTATGAAAGTTCAGAGAAGTTATCATGCTAAAACCTGAACAACAGAATAATTTTGTTAAACTTTGTCATTGAAATATGAAAGCatcggtgaaaatattatgaaaactAACGTTTGGCCGGATGACCCGATAATTTTTCGGATTTCCATCTAAGCCTTCTACCCGAAATCTACCCATAATACTTTCCTAATCTTATGTATCGTTTTCCAGCAACGTCCACGCTTATTTTGCGTTTCGGTAGATCGAGTAAAAAAGCACATATCAAGTTGCTTTATCGCCAAATATACTTCTAGAGGCATATGCTTAATCAAATAATACACAAGTGAACTTTGCTCAACTGGAAAAAGGTTTCGTCTGTGAACAAGAGCCGATGGTCGTGgtaataatcaaattttttataacaccTGCATGGGAAGTTCGACTTTGCGCACCATAAAGGGTATGCAAAGTAACGGATTCCCGGCAGTTCGCATGAATTACGTTGTCTGACGAACGGAAACGAATGACCGAATAAACAAACAGGTAGCTGAAAGTATTTGTAGAAGTTGTATCGCACATTCAAAATTCTCCCGACAATCGACAGAGCATCGAAAACACGTTTGTGATAGTTATTTCTTCGTCCTGTGCATTGgcttaaaaattattcgtatGATGATAATTTACCGCTTTTATCGTGGATGATCTCGACGTGAACGGGCACCGTAAGGTGGATCCGTTGCCGTGATAACCGACGACCAGAGAGATCTTCGGATCGCTCTGGGGACGCAGACCCCTCCGCAAAAGTTAACTCCCGAGTTTTGTTGGGTCACCCGTTTCGTGTCCGGCATGGCACAAAGCCACCCGGAGCCGAAAGCTAACAGGGGACAGGATGAGAGCGGCGATTGAAATAAGATGATCAAAAAGCCACGAGACCGACGCCACGTGTACGCGGGGGTTGCCGGGAAGTTTGAGAGAATACCGCGATCTTGTGACTTGAAACTACCGTGTGACGGATATCTGCGAATACGGGTCCGGATGAAACACCAGATTTGGTTTGAAAATCGAGACACGACGACGTTCCGCTGTTGTCAGCATCACTATCGCGTGTAGCCACTTCCCCCCATTATCCGTACATACTTTTTACCGCGGTACCAAAGACTATATAAAGAGgcgagcagcagcagcagttcAGTTCAGTTCAGTCCAGAGTTTCGACAGCTATCAGCAGGACATCATACAAACATTACGTATCAATTACAGTGATATACATACCCGTTATAACTTGAGGTAAATATAAAcaaagtttcaattttctgtcaACTTTTTCTGCTTATTGTTTGTTCTTGTCCTTTTCACCCACAGGGACTGTCCGACGAATCGCctgttataaaatatttgaggAAGAGCTGTACGAAAAAGTTGATAAGGTCAGTTTCGCCGAAGACTAATCTCAGTGTAAATATGATCGGACGGTTCGAGTCGTTATTATTGAAGCCTGCGTGTCTTTTTGTCCTGCTGGGAATTTTGTGCCCTGCACCAAACGCTGGCTTCACGCTCCGTTTCGGTAAGACAACATCTTGATGTCGAAGTTTTGAAGAGCAACGAAACTGAAAGAAACTTTGGTTCCAGGTAGTGACATGAGGGTCCCGGTCTGCACTTCGATATCGTTGCAGCAATTGGGTCAGTTCATCGCGGCAGCTTCAaccacaaaaaatttcactcatgGTACTGATCTTCCAACGGTAGATCCATTGGAAACCAGACACGTATGCAATACTTCTAACATCAGACTTATCCACACATTTCATTGGATCTACAGATCCACTTGTGAATCGGTCCTCCGACCAAAACGAAATCTACAAGCCACTTCCGGAAGGCTACGCCCGATATCTCAACTCCAGTGTGGCctataaaaattacaagacGCTGGTAGTCTGGACGGAGGCGAAGAAACTGTGCGAGAAAGAAGGTGCTCGTTTGGTTGTGGCAGACCAAGAGACGTATacttatttgaataatttggaTAAAATTAGCAGATTACATGTAGGCATTCATCGTATTGGCGACGAATGGATCAGCATTCATGACggtgaatttcaatttcgcaAAATCCTTATTGTGCACGGATATTGCGTGAAATAATCGATCGTTTATTTCGTTTTGCAGGATCCGTTGTGAATAACATACCATGGGGGATTGGTCAACCTGACATGAAGTTCGGATGTGTCGGAACACTAACCTGGACCGGTCTTCTAGAAACTATCCCTTGCGACAAGGGCAAAGATGTACGATATCAGCATTATTTCTGCGAGCTTCCGATTCCCAAAAACATCTTGTGAGAAGTATTCTCCCATCGACATAGCCGGCACCTGGGCCAAACGGACccaagaaaattcaaaatacagtAAAGGATTGACTTTCAACGCGATAAACAgcaaagaaaatttatacgtGCATGTACAACAAAGTCTTCGAATAGTATTGAAGTTCAGAGAGCATCtggtttttttctctttcctttgtCAAGGAGATCAATTCTCACTCGTTCAGTGTAGATATCGTAGAACCCGCATGGTTTTtagtataataatttctacattcttgtgagaaaaattttctttccttcggGTAACGCGTTCTTAAATGATATTTGGAGAAAATTCCCCGCTACCTTACGATTCATATGActataataacgaaaaaatttttcgcgcgCGAACGAGTCTTTATATGACCAAAGTGTAAAATCGCTGTTATTTACAGTGGGTCGAAAGTGAAGTATCGGTACGTGAGGTCAACTAAATCTGAAAACTACCTATTTTCGAGGTCATGTGTGAGAGTTCAAAGAAGCATCTCGAAACctaaaaaggaaaataatttagttCAGCTCATCAGCATGGGAACATAAAAGCATTAGtgaaattgttataaaatttcacgttCGGCTCAATCTACCGATGACTTTTCAGATTGCTATGTACTGTaacgttaaatttttattgctcGTTACAAACCATTCTGTATaatgtgatttgtaattgagaataaaaaaaaaaaaaaaaaaaaaattaagaatcgGAGCTCGAAGCACACCTTCCacaaattgaacaaattttaattttatcacttcAAATAACTCCACATTCTTTAATTCTACCTGTattaaatgaatttcattctttttctgtGAATGTCCATGACAAAAACAAATCACATTCCGGAGCAAATGGCCTGTATccgaaatatcattttttcaaaaatccttcgaataaaaaaaatattacatagtAAAAGAATGATGCATACTTCGATTCAAGACATATTGAACAACTCTCTGATAATACCTCAGTAGTGGAAAGAACATTTTATATTCTAGAGTTTATTAGGGCGTCCGTCAAGCCTCGGTCTTTCCTATATGGCGAGATTGTCAAGTATTCGATTACCTTGTGGTCGAATCGCCGGTAATACACCATCATGCTTCCTTGTAACAGTTCAATTCCCAGCTAGCACGCTTTatacacacccacacacatcGAATACACAACGGCACTTGACTCGCGGGCTtactttattttgaaacacgtcGCTTAAATGCGTGTTATTGTCTTTTCGGGGGTACGCGGACTCCGATACATTCTAAATACGCGCCTCTGCGTTACGACTTATACACCAAAGCATGTTTCCAAGCTCGCTGAGAAGAATGTCAACGGCTTGGGTTTATAAAAACCCCGACAAGcgttaattatatatttttatatgacAATAGCCGCGTCTGTGCTGCAgagtgaaaatcaaattgaaatagaATCGAAAGAACTGCGGTTCAGTAGTGAAAACGTTTGCAAGTCATATAAGGGACACTTGGGAGATTGAAGAGGTTACGAGACATTCTACGCGACTCGAGGTGAGTGAAacgattttggagaataatttATCTCGTAATTGGCGGCGTAATTAGCTGAATGCGATACTCGTTGGAACGGAGACGCCTGGAACAATTACGttcaattgtttttcgttCGCCTTGAGTCACCCATTTTTCTTACctgatttttctttgaacgTTGTTTGTAaacacaaaattcaaaatttacttcTGGTTTTCTTTTACTAGTGACcggtaattattttaaacCGATTTCACAAGCTCACGGTCAAATTTTACGAGTGATTCCTTAGATTGGAATCGAGTCGTCGTTCAGgtgaaacatttattttcatcaattgcCTCAGCGTTTTCTCGATATCCAGTtagcattttatttttcacgccgtcgattttttttacacgtaaCAGAGGAGATGGAAAAGCAATGTCTTGTACCGATCAACGTTTTCCAACTTGCTGATTCGTTGGCCGGAAACTGCTCTAGATATAATCGCTAATATTTGAAGCATCCGAATCAATCGGCACTGACTCGGTCATTTATTCTATATTTCGAACTTGCAGACAAATCTCGAAGCGTCAAGATGCCACAGCTCAAGCAGCCGGAACCCCTGAAGGAACTGGTATTCGATTTCATCGTGACTCACTGCGCGAGTTATTGCCACCAGCTGAGCGTCAAGGGGGATTTGGAGAAACTCCGTCAGAGTATTACTGAGATAAAACTTGAGGTGTTTTCATGGCTGCCACCAATCCTTGGCCAGCATGCAGAGTtctgcgaaaaattttttgaaacatttttggGTTTCGGCTACGACCTGTTGAAATCGAGTGGTCGCGTTCGCCCACTGGCGCACAACAGAGCAGCGGTTGAGATAATGATGGACGTAGAAATACGTGGACTGCGATGTTCAGACCTGCACCTCGAATACCTCGACAGCCCTGATTACTGCAGATTTCAGAACATAGACGCATTGAAAATGCACAATCCGCCTTACGAATTCGCAAATCATAATGTCCTGCGCTGTTTTCGCCTAGAAAACTTGACTCAACTCTGGTTGATAAGCTGGTGCGGTGACCGAGAACTCGAGATCATTGGAAGGCGTTGCAGGAAACTGCAATTATTGAACATTATGAATTCAGTAAACGTCAGTGACGAGGGATTGCGAGCTCTGCGGCCGTGCACCGACTTGCGCGTCATTGATTTTCGTGGCTGCGCTTCAAAATTGACGAACAATGCCGTAAACAGGCTCCTGTCAGATCTCAAGAAACTAGAGGAGTTCAATGTGATCGAAGACGAATACTTTCCGGGGCGAGATGAAATCAAAACATACGACCCGTGTTCGCGTCGACAGACGTTGGTCTGTCCATCGATGAAACGCTACTGTTTCAGAGGGTCGGTTCAGAATTCAGATCTAGACACCATCGTGACactttttccaaatttgaCTCATCTCCAGTTTTGCTGTGAGATTTTAGGTGATTtgcagaaattgcaaaatctCCAAAGCCTCAAGGAGCTCAGTTTCTGGGGAAGCTATTCCGTAATACGTCATCTCGGGCAACTGTTAAAAATCATCggcgaaaatatttctgtaataaAACTGAACCTGCCTACTACAGTAGTCGGTCATTTGTCGCAGTTTGATGTGAACTTCGTTCATGAATACTGCAAAAATATCCAGGAATTTGTATTCGCTTTCAGACCCAGAATGCATATGGATGAATTGCTGATACCATCTttcatgaaattgaaaaaactggCTATAGAACATTGCTACATGCGGATCGCGACGattgaatttcaagaaatGCCAGAGCTCGAAGATCTTACGCTCGTGGACTTTGAGCCGATTGTAGATATTATATCATCCATCATGCTCGATAATACAAggtttggaaaattgaaaacgtttTACTCCCCGACCTTGGATTCCACGGATCATCAGAGACTGCATGACTTAAATCAAATCGCGAAAGAGAGGAATCTAGATTTTTCAGTAGTATTTCTTGATGATTGTTCCTTGTAGATATTGGCTTGCCATTCCATTTCGGTAAATCGTACTTTTTCTCCGATGCTGAATATCAGGGATGTGCGGGTAGCCCCGGACACTCGAAATATGCAACAATAGAGACGAAAATTTAAGCAAAGCGACATGTTGcccatatttttcaatcaacgcTTACCaatcggagaaaaaattttgtataaaaaatgtgtgtctaagtatgaataataaaaagagTACTCCGCTATTTCGTTGTATTTAAATTAGATCCTGAGATCATTGCAGGTGAAGGATTCAGAGCATCTCCAGCGATTCGAATTCGTGTGCTAGACCGGAAGTACAGCATGGTGAACGCGTGGCTGAGGACAGCCTCAACCTTCATCGATGGGTTTGACTCACCTAGAATATGGTAGTTCTCGACATTCCCATGGCTACGGTGACCAAGGCCATGGTTACAATGAGGGTTACAACGGCTTGACTTGGCCCTCAACGAAGGGTTGAGGACAATTTTCAccgtcattttctttttcaactaaCCACCAGCCCCGAACAAAAGTAGGAGATTCCCCGGCTAGCCAGCTCCGTGAACTAACCGAGGGTCGCGTTCCTGTGACTggtttttacgattttctgaAGAGGGTGCGGAGGATGAGCATGGAAGGAATAATCAAATAGAAATGCGAGATGTTGGGGAAATGTGGGGCACGACGGCCCCCCCAAACagctgattaatttttctgGCCTTTGAGCACTGGGTACGAGTCGCTTTGATCTAACTGGAAGTAATTCGTCATCATTTTgccgaaatttaattttaaaacgacaaaaaaaaaaaaaaataaaaatgtacttTCTTTTACTTCAAATAACTCCATCCTTTAATTCTACCTGAACtgaatgaatttcattgattATCTATCAATAtgtatgacaaaaaaaattcacattccGGAACGAATGGCTTGGATCCAAAATATCattctt
This region of Neodiprion fabricii isolate iyNeoFabr1 chromosome 7, iyNeoFabr1.1, whole genome shotgun sequence genomic DNA includes:
- the LOC124187125 gene encoding uncharacterized protein LOC124187125 — translated: MIGRFESLLLKPACLFVLLGILCPAPNAGFTLRFGSDMRVPVCTSISLQQLGQFIAAASTTKNFTHDPLVNRSSDQNEIYKPLPEGYARYLNSSVAYKNYKTLVVWTEAKKLCEKEGARLVVADQETYTYLNNLDKISRLHVGIHRIGDEWISIHDGSVVNNIPWGIGQPDMKFGCVGTLTWTGLLETIPCDKGKDVRYQHYFCELPIPKNIL
- the LOC124187120 gene encoding uncharacterized protein LOC124187120 isoform X1, which produces MPQLKQPEPLKELVFDFIVTHCASYCHQLSVKGDLEKLRQSITEIKLEVFSWLPPILGQHAEFCEKFFETFLGFGYDLLKSSGRVRPLAHNRAAVEIMMDVEIRGLRCSDLHLEYLDSPDYCRFQNIDALKMHNPPYEFANHNVLRCFRLENLTQLWLISWCGDRELEIIGRRCRKLQLLNIMNSVNVSDEGLRALRPCTDLRVIDFRGCASKLTNNAVNRLLSDLKKLEEFNVIEDEYFPGRDEIKTYDPCSRRQTLVCPSMKRYCFRGSVQNSDLDTIVTLFPNLTHLQFCCEILGDLQKLQNLQSLKELSFWGSYSVIRHLGQLLKIIGENISVIKLNLPTTVVGHLSQFDVNFVHEYCKNIQEFVFAFRPRMHMDELLIPSFMKLKKLAIEHCYMRIATIEFQEMPELEDLTLVDFEPIVDIISSIMLDNTRFGKLKTFYSPTLDSTDHQRLHDLNQIAKERNLDFSVVFLDDCSL